The following proteins come from a genomic window of Streptomyces sp. NBC_01716:
- a CDS encoding NAD-dependent epimerase/dehydratase family protein, with protein sequence MRVLLLGANGFLGRFVADRLLADPAVHLTALGRGDDADVRFDLAGGSPGALTRFLDAVHPGVVINCAGATRGGARDLTRHNTVAVATVCEALRRSGCGARLVQLGCSSEYGPSQPGSSTAEDAMPRPGGPYGVSKLAASELVLGAGLDAVVLRVFSPVGPGTPAGSPLGRLAEAMRRAMQSGDGELKLGGLGVQRDFVDVRDVARAVHAASLSAAQGVVNIGTGRAVRLRDAAAILARVAGYGGALHELDAPTGPQRPALGHATLGPQRGEHPSEQLGAGPFPYPDGCGGWQQADVRTARDRLGWRPRINLEESLADIWMEAACRI encoded by the coding sequence ATGAGGGTCCTGCTGCTCGGTGCCAACGGATTCCTCGGGCGGTTCGTCGCCGACCGGCTGCTCGCCGACCCGGCCGTGCATCTGACCGCACTCGGCCGCGGCGACGACGCCGACGTACGGTTCGACCTCGCCGGGGGGAGTCCCGGGGCCCTCACCCGCTTCCTCGACGCCGTCCACCCCGGAGTCGTCATCAACTGCGCCGGCGCCACCCGGGGCGGCGCCCGCGATCTCACCCGGCACAACACCGTCGCCGTCGCGACCGTCTGCGAGGCCCTGCGCCGCAGCGGATGCGGCGCCCGGCTCGTCCAGCTCGGCTGCTCGTCCGAGTACGGGCCCTCCCAGCCGGGCTCGTCCACCGCCGAGGACGCGATGCCCCGGCCCGGCGGTCCGTACGGAGTGAGCAAGCTGGCCGCCAGCGAACTGGTGCTCGGCGCCGGGCTCGACGCCGTCGTGCTCCGGGTCTTCTCACCCGTCGGGCCGGGGACGCCCGCGGGCTCCCCCCTCGGCCGGCTCGCCGAGGCGATGCGCCGCGCCATGCAGTCCGGCGACGGCGAGCTGAAGCTCGGCGGACTCGGCGTGCAGCGCGACTTCGTCGACGTACGCGACGTGGCCCGCGCCGTGCACGCCGCCTCGCTCTCCGCCGCCCAGGGCGTCGTCAACATCGGTACGGGTCGCGCGGTCCGGCTCAGGGACGCCGCGGCCATCCTCGCGAGGGTCGCCGGATACGGCGGCGCCCTGCACGAGCTGGACGCTCCCACCGGCCCGCAGCGCCCCGCGCTCGGGCACGCCACCCTCGGCCCGCAGCGCGGCGAGCACCCGTCGGAGCAACTGGGCGCCGGCCCGTTCCCGTACCCCGACGGCTGCGGCGGCTGGCAGCAGGCCGACGTCCGCACCGCGCGCGACCGGCTCGGCTGGCGGCCCCGTATCAACCTGGAGGAGTCGCTCGCCGACATCTGGATGGAGGCGGCATGTCGCATCTGA
- a CDS encoding DUF3492 domain-containing protein, translated as MRIGLLTDGGYPYATGESRLWCDRLVRGLAQHEFDIYALSRSAHQEGNGWIQLPPSVLRVRTASLWSAEGDGRAYGRRERRRFVGHFGDLINAVCAPDDGAPRSAAGSGRGDGARDTVAFAEGLYGLAELARDHGGLPTALRSEAAVRILESACHAPRARRSVRGATVPDYLVFADQLERALRPLSLDWYDEDGLGAVDLCHATTGGSAALPGLLGKRFFGAPLLVTEYGVQLRAHYLAAGPGGDAPLRAPVRALLAAFQGRLAAEVYRQATVITPGNTHARRWQERCGADRAKLRTVYPGMETERFSALGEDSERGHGGGTGSGGDSGHGGGPNTVVWVGRIEPAKDLISLLHAFADIRKEEPEARLRIIGAAAQGAEATAYLAHCRALAAQLFPDEAADAHAVGDNCVSFEEVGGPGAPELVDAYAAGGVVVLSSIVEGFPVSLVEAMFCGRATVSTDVGAVVEVIGGTGLVVPPRNPRALADACVALLRDPERRERLGAAARARALELFTVEQNLAAFRGIYLELISHAPVRRPAETVDAHGEPLPFANPAEAYVPGHWTAGQATTVPMPAPRPLTPPVPVALPSLPVSLPDVARASRPTEAVGVGAGQALGERDV; from the coding sequence GTGCGGATCGGACTACTCACGGACGGTGGCTACCCGTACGCGACGGGTGAGTCCAGGCTCTGGTGCGACCGGCTCGTACGCGGGCTCGCGCAGCACGAGTTCGACATCTACGCGCTCAGCCGCAGCGCCCACCAGGAGGGCAACGGCTGGATCCAGCTCCCGCCCTCCGTACTGAGGGTGCGCACCGCGTCCCTCTGGTCGGCCGAAGGCGACGGGAGGGCTTACGGACGGCGTGAACGGCGGCGCTTCGTGGGGCACTTCGGGGATCTGATCAACGCCGTCTGCGCCCCGGACGACGGCGCGCCGCGGAGCGCGGCAGGGAGCGGTCGCGGCGACGGCGCGCGCGACACGGTCGCCTTCGCCGAGGGGCTGTACGGACTCGCCGAACTGGCCCGCGACCACGGCGGTCTGCCCACGGCGCTGCGTTCGGAGGCCGCAGTACGGATCCTGGAATCCGCCTGCCACGCCCCCCGCGCACGCCGGAGCGTGCGTGGTGCCACCGTCCCCGACTACCTGGTCTTCGCCGACCAGTTGGAGCGTGCGCTGCGCCCGCTCTCGCTCGACTGGTACGACGAGGACGGCCTCGGTGCGGTCGATCTCTGTCACGCGACGACCGGTGGATCCGCCGCCCTGCCCGGACTTCTGGGCAAACGCTTCTTCGGCGCGCCGCTGCTGGTCACCGAGTACGGCGTCCAGCTCCGCGCCCACTACCTGGCCGCCGGACCCGGAGGTGACGCGCCCCTGCGCGCGCCGGTGCGCGCCCTGCTCGCGGCCTTCCAGGGCCGGCTCGCCGCCGAGGTCTACCGGCAGGCCACCGTCATCACCCCCGGCAACACCCACGCCAGACGCTGGCAGGAGCGCTGCGGCGCCGACCGCGCCAAACTGCGCACCGTCTACCCCGGCATGGAGACGGAGCGCTTCTCGGCGCTGGGCGAAGACAGTGAACGCGGCCACGGCGGCGGTACCGGAAGCGGCGGTGACAGCGGTCACGGCGGCGGTCCGAACACCGTCGTCTGGGTCGGGCGGATCGAGCCCGCCAAGGACCTCATCTCCCTGCTGCACGCCTTCGCCGACATCCGTAAGGAGGAGCCCGAGGCGCGGCTGCGGATCATCGGCGCCGCCGCGCAGGGCGCGGAGGCGACGGCGTATCTCGCCCACTGCCGCGCGCTGGCGGCCCAGTTGTTCCCCGACGAGGCGGCCGACGCGCACGCCGTGGGCGACAACTGCGTCTCCTTCGAGGAGGTCGGCGGGCCCGGCGCCCCGGAGCTGGTCGACGCCTACGCGGCGGGCGGGGTGGTCGTTCTGTCCAGCATCGTCGAGGGCTTCCCGGTCAGCCTCGTCGAGGCGATGTTCTGCGGGCGCGCGACGGTCTCCACCGACGTCGGCGCGGTCGTCGAGGTCATCGGTGGCACGGGTCTCGTCGTGCCCCCGCGCAATCCGCGGGCGCTCGCCGACGCCTGTGTCGCGCTGTTGCGCGACCCGGAGCGGCGCGAACGGCTGGGCGCCGCCGCGCGGGCTCGCGCGCTGGAACTCTTCACCGTCGAGCAGAACCTGGCGGCGTTCCGCGGCATCTACCTGGAGCTGATCTCGCACGCCCCGGTCCGGCGCCCGGCCGAGACGGTGGACGCGCACGGCGAGCCGCTGCCGTTCGCCAACCCGGCGGAGGCGTACGTACCCGGTCACTGGACCGCCGGACAGGCCACGACCGTACCGATGCCGGCGCCGCGGCCGTTGACGCCCCCGGTGCCGGTGGCCCTGCCGTCCCTCCCCGTCTCCTTACCCGACGTCGCGCGGGCATCGCGTCCTACCGAGGCGGTCGGCGTGGGCGCCGGACAGGCCCTGGGGGAGAGAGATGTCTGA
- a CDS encoding DUF3152 domain-containing protein yields the protein MGRHSRKGPAPKASDSKKRAPAVSGPPAAERERPAPQASPAAPVYGTPAHGVPQVRGGHPEHREPGGGWGGQQRYGDWQDGRGGGQQRPPRPAPTGQRQVPVQVPGPRREFVDAFDAPPSPYGGGSGAAVGLDADSARWRPDPYGSVADWDDESSRPRTASAADSGRGPDRDDPDGLPDAVGDDERPEKGNLGRTLTGIAAAAVTTVLAVVVAAQVTDGGGPRADALPSGGLARDGEGPASRSDGRTIPPKEPAAEAPAPALTYAQLMTKQFPLAADLKGSGEFGAVPGLAKAPGDGPKVSYRIDVEKGLGLDEKLFADAVQKTLNDDRSWAHNGAMTFERISSGSPRFVITLASPGTTAEWCAKSGLDTTVDNVSCDSASTDRVMINAYRWARGAKTYGSKAMLTYRQMLINHEVGHRLGYGHVSCQTPGTLAPVMQQQTKTLDLDGVKCEPNPWAFPGN from the coding sequence GTGGGACGACACAGCCGTAAAGGCCCCGCGCCCAAGGCGTCCGACAGCAAGAAGCGCGCTCCCGCCGTGAGCGGCCCGCCGGCCGCCGAGCGGGAACGGCCGGCACCGCAGGCATCACCGGCGGCACCGGTGTACGGCACCCCCGCGCACGGCGTGCCGCAGGTACGCGGCGGGCATCCCGAGCACCGTGAACCGGGCGGCGGCTGGGGCGGTCAACAGCGGTACGGGGACTGGCAGGACGGTCGTGGCGGCGGGCAGCAGCGGCCTCCGCGTCCGGCGCCGACCGGGCAGCGCCAGGTCCCCGTCCAGGTGCCGGGACCACGCCGTGAGTTCGTCGACGCCTTTGACGCGCCTCCCTCTCCTTACGGAGGCGGCAGCGGCGCCGCTGTGGGCCTCGACGCCGACTCCGCGCGGTGGCGCCCCGATCCGTACGGCTCCGTCGCCGACTGGGACGACGAGAGCAGCCGCCCCCGTACGGCCTCCGCCGCCGACTCCGGCCGTGGCCCGGACCGGGACGACCCCGACGGCCTCCCGGACGCCGTCGGCGACGACGAGCGGCCCGAGAAGGGCAATCTGGGGCGCACCCTCACCGGAATCGCCGCGGCGGCGGTGACCACGGTGCTCGCCGTCGTGGTGGCCGCCCAGGTCACCGACGGCGGCGGCCCCCGTGCCGACGCGCTGCCCTCCGGCGGGCTCGCCCGCGACGGAGAGGGCCCCGCCTCGCGCTCGGACGGCAGGACGATCCCGCCGAAGGAGCCCGCGGCCGAGGCGCCCGCGCCCGCGCTCACCTACGCCCAGCTGATGACCAAGCAGTTCCCGCTGGCCGCCGATCTGAAGGGCTCGGGCGAGTTCGGCGCGGTGCCGGGACTGGCGAAGGCGCCCGGCGACGGTCCCAAGGTCAGCTACCGGATCGATGTCGAGAAGGGCCTCGGGCTCGACGAGAAGCTGTTCGCCGACGCCGTACAGAAAACTCTGAACGACGACCGGAGTTGGGCCCACAACGGAGCCATGACCTTCGAGCGGATCTCCAGTGGCTCACCCAGGTTCGTGATCACGCTGGCCAGCCCGGGGACCACGGCCGAGTGGTGCGCCAAGTCGGGACTGGACACCACCGTCGACAACGTGTCCTGCGACTCCGCCTCGACCGACCGCGTGATGATCAACGCGTACCGCTGGGCGCGGGGGGCCAAGACTTACGGCTCCAAGGCGATGCTGACCTACCGGCAGATGCTCATCAACCATGAGGTCGGGCACCGGCTCGGGTACGGCCACGTGAGCTGCCAGACGCCGGGCACGCTCGCGCCGGTGATGCAGCAGCAGACGAAGACGCTCGATCTCGACGGCGTGAAGTGCGAGCCCAACCCCTGGGCGTTCCCCGGCAATTGA
- a CDS encoding alpha/beta fold hydrolase, with translation MSSTELPETLAAAVPRVSAVRVADGERLRAVALPGLTLNVRSRPPTRPGLPHALYVHGLGGSSQNWSDLMPLLADVVDGEAVDLPGFGDSPPPDDRNYSITGHARAVVRLLDAGGHGAVHLFGNSMGGAVATRVAASRPDLVRTLTLVSPALPEIRVQRNAVPTALLALPGVSALFGRMTREWSAEQRTRGVMALCYGDPGRVSEEGMRHAVEEMERRQRLPYFWEAMTRSARGIVDAYTLGGQQGLWRQAERVLAPTLLVYGGRDQLVSYRMARKASAAFRDSRLLTLPDAGHVAMMEYPEVVADAVRGLIEESDRAADETNGRPGRNDGGGGGVLSGGGASRHRDDYDGDNDSGGS, from the coding sequence ATGTCTTCGACCGAGCTGCCGGAAACACTCGCCGCCGCCGTTCCGCGCGTGAGTGCTGTCAGGGTCGCCGACGGTGAGCGGCTGCGTGCGGTCGCGCTGCCGGGGCTGACGCTCAACGTACGCTCACGGCCCCCCACGCGCCCGGGGCTGCCGCACGCGCTGTACGTGCACGGCCTCGGCGGCTCCTCGCAGAACTGGTCCGACCTGATGCCGCTGCTGGCCGACGTGGTCGACGGCGAGGCGGTCGACCTGCCCGGCTTCGGGGACTCCCCGCCGCCGGATGACCGCAACTACTCGATCACCGGGCACGCGCGGGCCGTGGTCCGGCTGCTCGACGCGGGCGGCCACGGCGCGGTTCATCTCTTCGGCAACTCCATGGGAGGCGCCGTCGCGACCCGGGTCGCCGCCTCCCGTCCCGATCTGGTGCGCACCCTCACCCTCGTCTCACCCGCGCTGCCCGAGATCCGCGTGCAGCGCAACGCCGTGCCGACCGCCCTGCTGGCCCTGCCCGGTGTCAGCGCGCTGTTCGGGCGGATGACCCGCGAGTGGTCGGCCGAGCAGCGCACGCGCGGCGTGATGGCCCTCTGTTACGGCGACCCGGGCCGGGTCTCGGAGGAGGGGATGCGGCACGCGGTGGAGGAGATGGAGCGGCGGCAGCGTCTTCCGTACTTCTGGGAGGCGATGACCCGTTCCGCGCGGGGCATCGTCGACGCCTACACTCTCGGCGGACAGCAAGGGCTGTGGCGGCAGGCGGAACGGGTCCTCGCGCCGACACTGCTGGTGTACGGAGGGCGGGATCAGCTTGTTTCGTACCGAATGGCACGAAAGGCGTCCGCCGCTTTCCGGGATTCGCGGCTCCTGACGCTTCCGGACGCCGGGCATGTTGCCATGATGGAGTACCCGGAAGTGGTCGCGGATGCCGTGCGGGGCCTGATCGAGGAGTCGGACCGGGCGGCGGATGAGACGAACGGGCGTCCCGGCCGTAATGACGGTGGGGGCGGCGGCGTCCTCAGCGGCGGCGGCGCGAGCCGCCACAGAGATGACTACGACGGCGACAACGACAGTGGCGGGAGCTGA
- a CDS encoding TetR/AcrR family transcriptional regulator: protein MTAIEQTEAARPRGTRLPRRARRNQLLGAAQEVFVAQGYHAAAMDDIAERAGVSKPVLYQHFPGKLDLYLALLDQHCEALLRAVRTALASTTDNKLRVAATMDAYFAYVEDEGGAFRLVFESDLTNEPAVRERVDRVALQCAEAISDVIASDTGLSKEESMMLAVGLGGVSQVVARYWLSSESVIPRDKAVELLTSLAWRGIAGFPLHGSEQHPGA, encoded by the coding sequence GTGACAGCCATAGAGCAGACCGAGGCAGCGCGCCCGCGAGGCACGCGTCTGCCCCGCCGCGCTCGACGCAATCAGCTTCTGGGCGCGGCTCAGGAAGTCTTCGTCGCACAGGGTTACCACGCCGCGGCGATGGACGACATCGCGGAGCGGGCCGGTGTCAGCAAGCCCGTCCTGTACCAGCACTTCCCGGGGAAGCTGGATCTCTACCTGGCGCTTCTCGACCAGCACTGCGAAGCACTGCTGCGGGCCGTACGTACGGCCCTGGCCTCGACGACCGACAACAAGCTCCGGGTCGCGGCCACGATGGACGCGTACTTCGCCTACGTCGAGGACGAGGGCGGCGCGTTCCGGCTGGTCTTCGAGTCCGACCTGACGAACGAGCCCGCGGTGCGTGAGCGCGTCGACCGGGTGGCGCTCCAGTGCGCCGAGGCGATCTCCGACGTGATCGCCTCGGACACGGGACTCTCCAAGGAGGAGTCCATGATGCTGGCCGTCGGGCTCGGCGGCGTCTCCCAGGTGGTGGCCCGCTACTGGCTCTCCAGCGAGTCGGTCATCCCGCGCGACAAGGCCGTGGAACTTCTCACCTCGCTGGCCTGGCGCGGCATCGCGGGGTTCCCGCTGCACGGCAGCGAGCAGCACCCCGGCGCCTGA
- a CDS encoding DUF3107 domain-containing protein: MEVKIGVQHTPREIVLESSQSAEDVESAVGDALAGKAKLLSLTDEKGRKVLVPAERIAYVEIGEPTTRRVGFGPL; the protein is encoded by the coding sequence GTGGAGGTCAAGATCGGCGTGCAGCACACGCCCCGCGAGATCGTTCTGGAGAGCTCGCAGTCCGCCGAGGACGTCGAGAGCGCCGTCGGCGACGCACTCGCCGGCAAGGCGAAGCTGCTCAGCCTCACGGACGAGAAGGGGCGGAAGGTGCTCGTACCGGCCGAACGGATCGCGTACGTGGAGATCGGCGAGCCGACGACGCGACGGGTGGGCTTCGGCCCGCTCTAG
- a CDS encoding ferritin-like fold-containing protein, with protein METSDNATEPESTPGSPTGSAPAELTGIAAQDWATASADPKYRAAVVDLLGALAYGELAAFERLAEDAKLAPTLDDKAELAKMASAEFHHFERLRDRLGEIDADPTGAMDPFATALDDFHRQTAPSDWLEGLVKAYVGDSIASDFYREVAARLDSDTRGLVLAVLDDTGHGNFAVEKVRAAIEAEPRVGGRLALWARRLMGEALSQAQRVVADRDALSTMLVGGVADGFDLAEVGRMFSRITEAHTKRMAALGLAA; from the coding sequence ATGGAGACGTCTGACAACGCCACAGAGCCCGAGTCCACACCAGGGTCACCGACCGGTTCCGCGCCCGCGGAACTCACCGGGATCGCCGCCCAGGACTGGGCGACCGCCTCCGCCGACCCGAAGTACCGGGCCGCGGTCGTGGATCTGCTGGGAGCGCTCGCCTACGGCGAACTGGCGGCCTTCGAGCGGCTTGCCGAGGACGCCAAACTCGCGCCGACTCTGGACGACAAGGCGGAACTCGCGAAGATGGCCTCCGCCGAATTCCACCATTTCGAGAGGCTGCGCGACCGGCTCGGCGAAATTGACGCCGATCCGACGGGCGCGATGGATCCCTTTGCCACCGCACTGGACGACTTCCACCGCCAGACCGCGCCGTCGGACTGGCTTGAGGGCCTGGTCAAGGCGTATGTGGGCGATTCGATCGCCAGTGACTTCTACCGCGAGGTGGCCGCGCGCCTGGACTCCGACACCCGCGGTCTGGTGCTCGCTGTGCTCGATGACACAGGGCACGGCAATTTCGCGGTCGAGAAGGTCAGGGCAGCGATCGAGGCCGAGCCCCGGGTCGGCGGGCGGCTCGCCCTGTGGGCGCGGCGGCTGATGGGTGAGGCGCTGTCACAGGCGCAGCGGGTGGTGGCCGACCGGGACGCGCTGTCGACGATGCTGGTGGGCGGGGTCGCCGACGGGTTCGATCTGGCCGAGGTGGGCCGGATGTTCTCGCGGATCACCGAGGCGCACACGAAGCGGATGGCGGCCCTGGGACTGGCCGCCTGA
- a CDS encoding DEAD/DEAH box helicase gives MTLPVALSGKDVIGQAKTGTGKTLGFGLPLLERVTVPADVEAGRAVPEQLTNAPQALVVVPTRELCQQVTNDLQTAGKVRNVRVLAIYGGRAYEPQVEALKKGVDVIVGTPGRLLDLAGQRKLDLSHVRGLVLDEADEMLDLGFLPDVERIIQLLPAKRQTMLFSATMPGAVIGLARRYMSQPTHISATSPDDEGATVANTTQRVYRAHSMDKPEMVARILQAEGRGLAMIFCRTKRTAADIADQLAQRGFASGAVHGDLGQGAREQALRAFRNGKVDVLVCTDVAARGIDVEGVTHVINYQSPEEEKTYLHRIGRTGRAGASGIAVTLVDWDDIPRWQLINKALDLGFPDPPETYSTSPHLFEELSIPAGTKGILPRTDRTRAGLSAERVEDLGETGGRGRKSAGAPSARSAGAAVQEERPARTRTPRQRRRTRGGTPLEAGEAQTQTVAATAPAATGAVDTAEGAEAAEPRVPRRRRRTRVGVPADAAAAVATTVAQPGTDLFVEPVAEQGDADADAVTKPRRRRTRAAKPAVEAVETVAAVVVDPGAGAKTETSPRRRTRAAKAPVEAGTVKAADSADGDAPAAEAKPRRRRTRAAAAQPES, from the coding sequence ATGACGCTCCCGGTCGCCCTGTCCGGCAAGGATGTCATCGGCCAGGCCAAGACCGGCACGGGCAAGACGCTCGGCTTCGGCCTGCCGCTCCTGGAGCGCGTCACCGTCCCCGCCGACGTCGAGGCGGGCCGGGCCGTTCCCGAGCAGCTCACCAACGCCCCGCAGGCCCTCGTGGTCGTCCCCACCCGCGAGCTGTGCCAGCAGGTCACCAACGACCTCCAGACCGCCGGCAAGGTGCGCAACGTGCGCGTGCTGGCGATCTACGGCGGCCGTGCCTACGAACCGCAGGTCGAAGCCCTCAAGAAGGGCGTCGACGTGATCGTCGGCACCCCGGGCCGGCTGCTCGACCTGGCCGGCCAGCGCAAGCTCGACCTGTCGCACGTGCGCGGCCTCGTCCTGGACGAGGCCGACGAGATGCTCGACCTGGGCTTCCTGCCCGACGTCGAGCGGATCATCCAGCTGCTCCCCGCGAAGCGCCAGACGATGCTGTTCTCGGCGACCATGCCGGGCGCGGTCATCGGTCTCGCGCGCCGCTACATGTCGCAGCCGACGCACATCAGCGCCACGTCGCCGGACGACGAGGGCGCGACGGTCGCCAACACCACGCAGCGCGTCTACCGCGCCCACTCCATGGACAAGCCGGAGATGGTCGCGCGCATCCTCCAGGCCGAGGGCCGCGGGCTCGCGATGATCTTCTGCCGTACGAAGCGTACGGCCGCGGACATCGCCGACCAGCTCGCCCAGCGCGGCTTCGCCTCGGGCGCCGTCCACGGCGACCTCGGCCAGGGCGCGCGTGAGCAGGCGCTGCGCGCGTTCCGCAACGGCAAGGTGGACGTTCTCGTCTGCACCGACGTCGCCGCGCGCGGTATCGACGTCGAGGGTGTGACGCACGTCATCAACTATCAGTCGCCCGAGGAGGAGAAGACCTACCTCCACCGCATCGGCCGTACCGGCCGCGCGGGCGCGTCCGGCATCGCCGTCACGCTGGTCGACTGGGACGACATCCCGCGCTGGCAGCTGATCAACAAGGCGCTGGACCTGGGCTTCCCGGACCCGCCGGAGACCTACTCGACCTCGCCGCACCTCTTCGAGGAGCTCAGCATTCCCGCGGGGACGAAGGGCATCCTGCCGCGTACGGACCGGACACGTGCCGGTCTGTCGGCGGAGCGGGTCGAGGACCTGGGCGAGACGGGCGGCCGTGGCCGCAAGTCCGCCGGGGCCCCGTCCGCGCGGTCGGCCGGCGCCGCCGTGCAGGAGGAGCGCCCCGCCCGTACGCGCACACCGCGCCAGCGGCGCCGTACACGCGGCGGGACTCCCCTGGAGGCCGGCGAGGCGCAGACGCAGACAGTGGCGGCGACGGCCCCGGCGGCGACCGGAGCGGTCGACACCGCCGAGGGCGCTGAAGCGGCCGAGCCGCGCGTCCCGCGCCGCCGTCGGCGTACGCGCGTGGGCGTACCCGCCGACGCGGCTGCCGCGGTCGCCACGACCGTGGCGCAGCCGGGGACGGACCTGTTCGTCGAGCCGGTGGCCGAGCAGGGCGACGCCGACGCCGATGCGGTCACCAAGCCGCGCCGTCGTCGTACGCGGGCCGCCAAGCCCGCTGTCGAGGCCGTGGAGACGGTCGCGGCCGTGGTCGTCGACCCCGGCGCCGGGGCGAAGACCGAGACCAGCCCCCGGCGCCGTACGCGCGCCGCCAAGGCCCCGGTCGAGGCCGGCACGGTGAAGGCCGCCGATTCGGCGGATGGCGACGCCCCCGCCGCCGAGGCCAAGCCGCGCCGGCGCCGTACGCGCGCGGCGGCGGCCCAGCCCGAGAGCTGA
- a CDS encoding alpha/beta fold hydrolase has translation MSRPPTFTPPPCARARQLATSRGHFAVLDARPGGTPRGTALLMPGFTGSKEDFIAMLEPLTAAGYRVIAVDGRGQYESVGPDSQEAYAQEELAADVLAQAEAVGAPVHLVGHSLGGQIARAAVLTDAEPFRTLTLISSGPGRIAPSQEERVRLLSEALALTNMDMERVWEGIQAMEPPEETSVDGTDLRRRWLRHNPVQLITTGRQLTVEPDRVAELAAVHPLPKHVMSGVRDDTWPVPLLDDMARRMDARRTVIEGAEHSPNTDQPLRTAAALSAFWDGSGR, from the coding sequence ATGAGCAGGCCGCCCACGTTCACTCCCCCGCCCTGTGCCCGCGCGCGCCAGTTGGCGACGAGCCGCGGGCACTTCGCCGTGCTCGACGCGCGCCCCGGGGGGACGCCGCGGGGCACCGCCCTTCTGATGCCCGGATTCACCGGCAGTAAGGAGGACTTCATCGCGATGCTGGAGCCGCTCACCGCGGCCGGCTACCGAGTGATCGCCGTCGACGGGCGCGGGCAGTACGAGTCCGTGGGACCCGATTCCCAAGAGGCGTACGCCCAAGAGGAGTTGGCGGCGGATGTGCTGGCGCAGGCGGAGGCGGTCGGGGCACCTGTCCATCTCGTGGGCCACTCGCTGGGCGGGCAGATCGCCCGCGCGGCCGTCCTTACGGACGCGGAGCCGTTCCGTACGCTGACGCTGATCTCCTCGGGCCCCGGCCGTATCGCCCCCTCCCAGGAGGAGCGGGTGCGGCTGCTGAGCGAGGCCCTGGCGCTCACGAACATGGACATGGAGCGGGTCTGGGAGGGCATCCAGGCGATGGAGCCGCCGGAGGAGACCTCCGTCGACGGCACGGATCTGCGCCGCCGCTGGCTGCGCCACAACCCGGTGCAACTCATCACCACGGGGCGGCAGTTGACGGTGGAGCCGGACCGGGTGGCCGAGCTCGCCGCCGTACATCCGCTGCCGAAGCATGTGATGTCCGGCGTGCGGGACGACACCTGGCCCGTGCCGCTGCTCGACGACATGGCGCGGCGGATGGACGCGCGCAGGACCGTGATCGAGGGCGCCGAGCACTCGCCGAACACCGATCAGCCGCTGCGTACGGCAGCGGCCCTCAGCGCCTTCTGGGACGGCTCCGGGCGCTGA
- a CDS encoding NYN domain-containing protein yields the protein MSEAEINPDIAEVGARLERTNELLQRMLAEVSKTPSTHAIFVDAGYVHAAAGLLVAGTEDRRSFDLDAEGLIEAFIDKARTIFADSRLLRVYWYDGARRRIHTPEQQAIAELPDVKVRLGNLNANNQQKGVDSLIRTDLESLARHRAISDAALVGGDEDLVSAVEAAQGYGARVHLWGIEAGEGRNQAEPLLWEVDSQRTFDLEFWQPYVTRRAVTTYENEGEPPPSREQVRFIGAQIAATWLVGRGRVAMAELLPGHPYLPGPVDQDLLIEAEKLLQRSLRGHAILRRALRDGFWQHLQAQF from the coding sequence ATGAGCGAGGCAGAGATCAATCCCGACATCGCCGAGGTCGGCGCCCGCCTGGAGCGCACCAACGAACTGCTCCAGCGGATGCTCGCCGAGGTCTCGAAGACACCGTCCACCCACGCCATCTTCGTCGACGCGGGTTACGTCCACGCTGCGGCCGGATTACTGGTCGCGGGGACCGAGGACCGGCGGTCCTTCGATCTCGACGCCGAGGGGCTCATCGAGGCGTTCATCGACAAGGCGCGCACGATCTTCGCCGACAGCAGACTGCTCCGGGTCTACTGGTACGACGGCGCGCGGCGCCGTATCCACACGCCCGAGCAGCAGGCCATCGCCGAGCTGCCGGACGTCAAGGTCCGCCTCGGCAATCTCAACGCCAACAACCAGCAGAAGGGCGTCGACTCCCTGATCCGCACGGATCTCGAATCGCTCGCCAGGCACCGCGCCATCAGCGACGCCGCACTCGTCGGCGGTGACGAGGACCTGGTGTCGGCCGTGGAGGCCGCGCAGGGATACGGCGCGCGCGTCCATCTCTGGGGCATCGAGGCCGGCGAGGGGCGCAACCAGGCCGAACCGCTTCTGTGGGAGGTCGACAGCCAGCGCACCTTCGACCTCGAATTCTGGCAGCCGTACGTGACGCGGCGGGCGGTCACCACGTACGAGAACGAGGGCGAGCCGCCGCCCTCGCGCGAACAGGTGCGCTTCATCGGCGCGCAGATCGCCGCGACATGGCTGGTCGGGCGCGGGCGGGTGGCGATGGCCGAACTGCTGCCCGGCCATCCGTATCTGCCGGGCCCCGTCGACCAGGACCTGCTCATCGAGGCGGAGAAGCTGCTGCAACGCTCGCTGCGGGGGCACGCGATCCTGCGGCGGGCACTGCGGGACGGGTTCTGGCAGCACCTCCAGGCGCAGTTCTGA